From the genome of Solidesulfovibrio carbinolicus, one region includes:
- a CDS encoding branched-chain amino acid ABC transporter permease: MDYYLQLLVSGLVIGSIYSLVALGFVIIYKATKVVNFAQGELVMVGAYICFSLTVQAKLPFLAAFFLTLAFSFILGIAIERLILRPMIGEPIISVVMVTIGLSSVLKSLVQLFWGTQIQVFPPVLPQEPVMIAGLPVAPVYLAAFALSIILFLIFSAFFKYSRLGIAMRATAFDQQAAASMGIGIKNIFALSWCIAAMVSSIGGIILGNINGINAQLGHLGLKVFPAVILGGLDSLLGAALGGLIIGVLENVCDGAAKEFLGLGGFKDVAAFLFLVVILMIKPYGLFGAREIERV, translated from the coding sequence GTGGACTATTATCTGCAACTGCTTGTTTCGGGGCTGGTCATCGGCAGCATCTACAGCCTCGTGGCCCTGGGTTTTGTCATCATCTACAAGGCCACCAAGGTGGTCAATTTCGCCCAGGGCGAACTGGTCATGGTCGGGGCCTACATCTGTTTTTCGCTGACCGTCCAGGCCAAGCTGCCCTTTCTGGCGGCCTTTTTCCTGACGCTCGCCTTCTCGTTCATTCTCGGCATCGCCATCGAACGGCTCATCCTGCGGCCCATGATCGGCGAACCCATCATCAGCGTCGTCATGGTCACCATCGGCCTGTCCTCGGTACTCAAATCCCTGGTCCAGCTGTTCTGGGGCACGCAGATCCAGGTCTTTCCGCCGGTGCTGCCCCAGGAGCCGGTGATGATCGCCGGGCTGCCCGTGGCCCCGGTCTATCTGGCCGCCTTTGCCCTCTCCATCATCCTCTTCCTCATCTTCTCGGCCTTTTTCAAATACTCGCGCCTGGGCATCGCCATGCGGGCCACGGCCTTTGACCAGCAGGCCGCCGCCAGCATGGGCATCGGGATTAAAAACATCTTCGCCCTGTCCTGGTGCATCGCCGCCATGGTCTCCTCCATCGGCGGGATCATCCTCGGCAACATCAACGGCATAAACGCCCAGCTTGGGCATTTGGGCCTCAAGGTCTTCCCGGCCGTGATCCTCGGCGGCCTGGACAGCCTGCTCGGCGCGGCCCTGGGCGGCCTTATCATCGGCGTCCTGGAAAACGTCTGCGATGGCGCGGCCAAGGAGTTTCTCGGCCTTGGGGGCTTCAAGGACGTGGCCGCTTTTCTCTTCCTCGTCGTCATTCTCATGATCAAACCCTACGGGCTCTTCGGCGCCCGGGAAATCGAGCGGGTGTAG
- a CDS encoding branched-chain amino acid ABC transporter permease, producing the protein MHGQCGLFFRTYAGEAQLFPGRFLKISMLLFFAALCLAPWAMNKYLVSILCLINISVIGAVSLNLLTGSCGQISLGHGAFFGVGAYSAAYLANLGLPFLLVLPGAGAITALTGMVFGLPSLRLKGIYLAIATLAAQLILEYVFLHWDAVTGGSGGMALDPPSIFGFAFDSDLKMFYLTLAVAALCVLCVRNVMRTCLGRAFVAIRDYHLSAEIVGVDLFAYKLRAFGLSSFLAGVGGALWGSYTMYITPEQFGIGLSVSYLAMIIIGGLGSVIGGVFGAVFITILPELLNFIAQHAGAAFTDLSGALLAMKEGVFGLVLVLFLIFEPEGLANRWRLVKSYWKLYPFAH; encoded by the coding sequence ATGCACGGACAATGCGGACTGTTTTTCCGAACCTATGCCGGCGAGGCCCAGCTTTTCCCCGGCCGGTTCTTGAAAATTTCCATGCTCCTTTTTTTTGCGGCCCTGTGCCTGGCACCCTGGGCCATGAACAAGTACCTCGTCTCGATCCTGTGCCTGATCAATATTTCCGTCATCGGCGCGGTGTCGCTCAACCTGCTCACCGGTTCCTGCGGCCAGATCTCCCTGGGCCACGGAGCCTTTTTCGGGGTCGGGGCCTACTCGGCCGCCTATCTGGCCAACCTGGGCCTGCCCTTTCTGCTGGTTCTGCCCGGGGCCGGGGCCATCACGGCGCTGACCGGCATGGTCTTCGGCCTGCCCTCCCTGCGCCTGAAAGGCATCTATCTGGCCATCGCCACCCTGGCCGCCCAGCTCATCCTCGAATACGTCTTTCTCCACTGGGACGCCGTCACCGGCGGCTCCGGCGGCATGGCCCTTGATCCGCCGTCCATCTTCGGTTTCGCCTTTGATTCCGACCTCAAGATGTTCTACCTGACCCTGGCCGTGGCCGCCTTGTGCGTCCTTTGCGTGCGAAACGTCATGCGCACCTGCCTGGGCCGGGCCTTTGTGGCCATCCGCGACTACCACCTCTCGGCCGAGATCGTCGGTGTGGACCTTTTCGCCTACAAGCTGCGGGCCTTTGGCCTCAGTTCCTTTCTGGCCGGTGTGGGCGGGGCGCTGTGGGGCTCCTACACCATGTACATCACCCCGGAACAGTTCGGCATAGGGCTGTCGGTCAGCTATCTGGCCATGATCATCATCGGGGGCCTGGGCAGCGTCATCGGCGGCGTTTTCGGCGCAGTCTTTATTACCATCCTGCCGGAACTGCTCAATTTCATCGCCCAACATGCCGGCGCGGCCTTCACGGATTTAAGCGGCGCGCTGCTGGCCATGAAGGAAGGCGTCTTTGGCCTGGTCCTGGTCCTGTTTCTCATCTTTGAACCCGAAGGGCTGGCCAACCGCTGGCGGCTCGTCAAATCCTATTGGAAGCTCTATCCCTTTGCCCATTAG
- a CDS encoding ABC transporter substrate-binding protein, with translation MKRLAKLLTLALAWTLAVPGVVRAEETVNIGLLSDLSGPTSAVGVPYSEGIKDAAKYLNENGGIAGKPIKLIEVDYAYNAQQALSAYKRFTSQDKIVALQGWGTQDTEALTKFVGKDQIPTLSASYSAHLTDPAKAPYNFFVAADYSTQIRGALKYFKGNWKEARAPKVAFVYPDHPYGLVPIPAAKDYAKELGFELVGDETVALGAMDAMAQMLRLQKLAPDYVWIGGTTPSAAVIMKDAQKLGFKTTFFCNIWGVDESLFKLAGDAAGGAYSLQTAVVYGQKVPGMAVIEKLTGGTPKMTHYIRGFASMLVMAEGLKIAAAKGPLTGPAIKDALETLRDYNPMGLTPPISFFPNDHRPNMSVIIYKVEAGKMVEVATETLERKPEWLGK, from the coding sequence ATGAAACGACTGGCAAAACTGCTCACCCTGGCCCTGGCCTGGACCCTGGCTGTGCCCGGTGTCGTGCGCGCCGAGGAGACCGTCAACATCGGCCTGCTCTCCGACCTGTCCGGCCCGACCTCGGCCGTGGGCGTGCCCTACTCCGAGGGCATCAAGGATGCGGCCAAATATTTAAATGAAAACGGCGGTATCGCCGGCAAGCCCATAAAGCTCATCGAGGTGGACTACGCCTACAACGCCCAGCAGGCCCTGTCTGCGTATAAGCGCTTCACCTCCCAGGACAAGATCGTGGCCCTGCAGGGCTGGGGCACCCAGGACACCGAAGCCCTGACCAAGTTCGTGGGCAAGGACCAGATCCCGACCCTGTCCGCCTCCTACTCCGCCCACCTCACCGATCCGGCCAAGGCCCCGTACAACTTCTTCGTGGCCGCCGACTATTCCACCCAGATTCGTGGAGCGCTCAAATACTTCAAAGGCAACTGGAAAGAAGCCCGCGCCCCCAAGGTGGCCTTTGTCTACCCCGACCATCCCTACGGGTTGGTGCCCATTCCGGCGGCCAAGGACTATGCCAAGGAACTGGGCTTTGAGCTCGTGGGTGATGAGACCGTGGCCCTGGGCGCCATGGACGCCATGGCCCAGATGCTGCGCCTGCAAAAGCTGGCCCCGGACTACGTCTGGATCGGCGGCACCACGCCGTCGGCCGCCGTCATCATGAAGGACGCCCAGAAACTCGGCTTTAAAACCACGTTTTTCTGCAACATCTGGGGCGTGGACGAGAGCCTGTTCAAGCTGGCCGGCGACGCCGCGGGTGGCGCCTATTCGCTCCAGACCGCCGTGGTCTACGGCCAGAAGGTTCCCGGCATGGCCGTCATTGAAAAGCTGACGGGCGGCACGCCCAAAATGACCCACTACATCCGGGGCTTTGCCTCCATGCTGGTCATGGCCGAAGGCCTGAAGATCGCCGCCGCCAAAGGCCCGCTTACCGGCCCGGCCATCAAGGACGCCTTGGAGACGCTGCGCGACTACAATCCCATGGGTCTGACCCCGCCCATCAGCTTCTTCCCCAACGACCACCGGCCCAACATGTCGGTCATCATCTACAAGGTCGAAGCCGGCAAGATGGTCGAAGTGGCTACGGAAACCCTGGAACGCAAGCCCGAATGGCTGGGGAAATAG
- a CDS encoding ABC transporter ATP-binding protein, producing MAGEIDAVDLLAVENLEVVYNDVALTLKGLSLRAGQGRITALLGANGAGKSTTLKAISGLLAGEDGAITDGRIVYDGAPISRLAPERIVRLGVFQVMEGRRVFEDMSVEDNLRCGGVTRPAREFRASVERVYDYFPRLKERRLQLAGYMSGGEQQMLAIGRALIAKPRLLLLDEPSLGLAPLLVEEIFDIIRRVNRDEGVTILLVEQNARAALGIADVGFIMENGRIVLDGTSQELLNNPDVQEFYLGLSHGGEKRRYRDVKHYRRRKRWLG from the coding sequence ATGGCTGGGGAAATAGACGCCGTGGATCTGCTCGCCGTTGAAAACCTCGAAGTCGTTTACAACGACGTGGCGCTGACCCTCAAAGGGCTGTCGCTTCGCGCCGGGCAGGGTCGGATCACGGCCCTGCTCGGGGCCAACGGGGCCGGGAAGTCCACCACCCTCAAAGCCATCTCCGGGCTTCTGGCCGGCGAGGACGGAGCCATTACCGACGGGCGCATCGTCTACGACGGCGCGCCCATAAGCCGGCTGGCCCCGGAACGCATCGTGCGCCTGGGCGTGTTCCAGGTCATGGAAGGACGACGGGTGTTCGAGGACATGAGCGTGGAGGACAACCTGCGCTGCGGCGGCGTCACCCGCCCGGCCAGGGAGTTTCGGGCCAGCGTGGAGCGCGTCTACGACTACTTCCCGCGCCTCAAGGAACGTCGCCTGCAACTGGCCGGCTACATGTCCGGCGGCGAGCAACAGATGCTGGCCATCGGCCGGGCGCTCATCGCCAAACCGCGCCTGCTGCTCCTCGACGAGCCTTCCCTGGGGCTGGCCCCGCTGCTCGTGGAGGAAATCTTTGACATCATCCGCCGGGTCAACCGCGACGAGGGCGTGACCATCCTTTTGGTCGAGCAAAACGCCCGGGCGGCGCTCGGTATCGCCGATGTCGGCTTTATCATGGAAAACGGCCGCATCGTCCTCGACGGCACGTCCCAGGAACTTTTAAACAACCCCGATGTCCAGGAATTCTATCTGGGCCTGTCCCACGGCGGCGAAAAACGCCGCTACCGGGACGTCAAACACTACCGCCGCCGCAAACGCTGGCTGGGGTAG
- a CDS encoding phenylacetate--CoA ligase family protein, with amino-acid sequence MDAAKPASGFYSPLESMDREAVAARKFDRLGRLLSHAFAHSGEFRSRLEAAGLVPSDITSWDDFARIPPLGKKQLLALQDGGAGLARLLTGGVAGLRRIYQSPGPLFDPEGPGPDYWGWAEAFYAAGFARGDLVQMTFSYHLTPAGLMLEEPLLELGCAVIPAGPGNTDVQIDLMTRLPVTGFVGMTSYLDVIADKARERGLDLHRDFRLRTAFVAAERLPESLRQKVQDAFAMTILQGYGTADVGCIAYECSELTGMHVSSRGILEICEPGTGRPLPAGEIGEVVFTPFVNAYPLIRLATGDLSKLADAPCPCGRTAPRLTGILGRADDTAKVKGQFIYPAQAAEVAAGFPAIAAWQIVVQNPDGKDAIEVRLCCSAPLDTGAFAARFQERLKLRPQVTVLPAGETIRPDAPRLIDLRRFD; translated from the coding sequence ATGGACGCAGCAAAGCCCGCTTCCGGCTTTTATTCCCCCCTGGAGAGCATGGACCGCGAGGCCGTGGCGGCTCGCAAGTTCGACCGCCTGGGCCGGCTCCTGAGCCATGCCTTCGCGCACAGCGGGGAGTTTCGCAGCCGCCTGGAGGCCGCCGGTCTGGTTCCGTCCGACATCACGTCCTGGGACGATTTCGCCCGCATCCCGCCGCTTGGCAAAAAACAGCTCCTCGCCCTCCAGGACGGCGGGGCCGGACTGGCCCGCCTGCTCACCGGCGGCGTTGCCGGGCTGCGCCGCATCTACCAGTCGCCGGGACCGCTTTTTGATCCCGAAGGACCGGGACCGGACTATTGGGGCTGGGCCGAGGCCTTTTACGCCGCCGGCTTTGCCCGGGGCGATCTGGTCCAGATGACGTTTAGCTATCACCTGACCCCGGCCGGCCTCATGCTGGAGGAACCGCTGCTGGAACTCGGATGCGCCGTCATCCCGGCCGGACCGGGCAACACCGACGTCCAGATCGACCTCATGACCCGCCTGCCAGTGACCGGGTTCGTCGGCATGACCAGCTACCTCGACGTCATCGCCGACAAGGCCCGGGAGCGGGGCCTCGACCTGCATCGGGATTTCCGGCTGCGCACGGCCTTTGTGGCGGCCGAGCGTCTGCCCGAGAGCCTGCGCCAGAAAGTCCAGGACGCCTTTGCCATGACCATCCTCCAAGGCTACGGCACGGCCGACGTGGGCTGCATCGCCTACGAATGCTCGGAACTCACCGGCATGCACGTCAGTTCCCGGGGCATCCTGGAAATCTGCGAACCAGGCACCGGCCGGCCCCTGCCAGCCGGCGAAATCGGTGAAGTGGTCTTTACGCCCTTTGTTAACGCCTACCCGCTCATCCGCCTGGCCACGGGCGATCTCTCCAAGCTTGCTGACGCGCCCTGCCCCTGCGGGCGCACCGCACCGCGCCTGACCGGCATCCTCGGCCGGGCCGACGATACGGCCAAGGTCAAAGGACAGTTCATTTATCCGGCCCAGGCCGCCGAAGTCGCCGCCGGCTTCCCGGCCATCGCCGCGTGGCAGATCGTTGTGCAAAATCCCGACGGCAAGGATGCCATCGAAGTGCGCCTGTGCTGCAGCGCCCCCCTGGACACAGGCGCTTTCGCGGCCCGGTTCCAGGAACGGCTCAAGCTGCGCCCCCAGGTGACGGTGCTGCCCGCGGGTGAAACCATCAGACCCGACGCGCCCAGACTCATCGATCTGCGCCGTTTCGACTAG
- a CDS encoding glutaredoxin family protein, giving the protein MSAKVKIYTLSTCSHCTQAKDFLDERNVAYDPVSVDFMSGDERTQVLDTLRKLNPAITFPTIVIGEKVIVGFRREEIEAALKEADIETEVKAPTWQQP; this is encoded by the coding sequence ATGTCTGCCAAAGTAAAAATTTACACCCTCTCAACTTGCTCACACTGCACCCAAGCCAAAGACTTTCTCGACGAACGCAATGTCGCCTATGACCCCGTCAGCGTGGACTTCATGTCCGGCGACGAGCGAACCCAGGTTCTCGACACACTCCGCAAGCTCAACCCGGCAATCACGTTCCCGACCATCGTCATCGGCGAAAAGGTTATCGTGGGATTTCGCCGCGAAGAAATTGAAGCTGCCCTCAAGGAAGCCGACATCGAGACGGAAGTCAAAGCTCCGACTTGGCAACAGCCCTGA
- a CDS encoding PAS domain S-box protein, with protein sequence MPARNHGRAWCLGVRCLAWGLAVLLGLAAVAHAADIMSPEERAALAELKQIRLVYDWKYPPFEFLGEDGRFSGLAADFIKEIENSLGVAIRAEAERDWPALLESLKERRADMAPAMAYTAERAQYLLFTDPYVHLPTVVFTQKHFKHIDGLADLRGLRVGVVNGYVSHAFLKSNYPDTFTIVPVNNIQEGLRQTAFGDLDAFVENVGVASYYIEQEGLRNLRVAATTEHETALSMAVRSDRPLLFSAIQKALANIPQERRRALLDKWVHPQERQIRTLTWLLYAAIGLLSVTVALLGVLLYRSLALRRAYQNKAQELAAELERSLTFQQALRASEEKYRAIFDHAPIGIFRCTYGDGLQEVNAALARMHGFSSPEAMLGGLEHLPLNSYLRPQGSRDIRSALAVSPQGLRLEALLGRRDGQAFPAIINASLQYDAAGEPASINGLVEDVAERRQAEEALRESEARYRSVIENIQDMYYRTDREGRLVMLSPSTPRQLGYDSVDELLGRPAADFWMEPDKRHALLERIAVEGRVLDYEVTLKDKSGGPVLVSTTSAYYRDGEGRVLGVEGIFRDITGRKQLEMQLADQLAFQQALLDTIPYAVFYKGTDCRFLGFNKAYEDWFGVRRQDLIGKTVLDLDYLPAEDRAAYQAEDEAVIAGAEPVHKEMSIPLADGAVHQTLYSVTGFRLSGGASGGLIGVIVDITEHKKMQELMIQTEKMMSVGGLAAGMAHELNNPLGIILQSVQNMERRLSPALPGNLEVARRLGLEMDSIAAYMRARNIDEYLRGIQEAGDRAARIIRTMLDFSRSSQSLRASCNVNALLDMAVDLAANDYDLKKRYDFKGIRIERDYDPTLPPVECMETEIVQVLLNIIKNAAQAMADRGQRPDPPTLRLITRHDPDAARIEIRDNGPGMDEATRRRVFEPFFTTKPQGEGTGLGLSVGFFIIAQKHKGRISVASRLGQGTAFAVEIPLGDAQT encoded by the coding sequence ATGCCGGCTCGGAATCACGGACGTGCCTGGTGCTTGGGGGTGCGGTGTCTGGCCTGGGGGCTGGCCGTGCTGCTCGGCTTGGCCGCAGTTGCCCATGCGGCGGATATCATGTCTCCCGAGGAGCGAGCCGCCCTGGCCGAGCTCAAGCAGATCCGCCTCGTCTACGACTGGAAATACCCGCCGTTTGAGTTCCTGGGCGAGGACGGCCGTTTCTCGGGGCTAGCCGCCGATTTCATCAAGGAGATTGAGAACAGCTTGGGCGTCGCCATCCGGGCCGAAGCCGAGCGAGATTGGCCGGCGTTGCTGGAAAGCCTCAAGGAGCGTCGGGCCGACATGGCCCCGGCCATGGCTTACACCGCCGAGCGCGCTCAGTATCTGCTGTTTACCGACCCCTACGTGCATCTGCCCACTGTGGTGTTCACCCAGAAGCATTTTAAGCACATTGACGGACTAGCCGATCTGCGCGGCCTGCGGGTGGGCGTGGTCAACGGCTATGTCTCCCACGCCTTTCTCAAGAGCAATTATCCGGACACGTTTACCATTGTGCCGGTGAACAACATCCAGGAAGGCCTGCGCCAAACCGCATTCGGCGATCTCGACGCTTTTGTGGAGAACGTGGGCGTGGCCTCGTATTACATCGAGCAGGAAGGCCTGCGCAATCTGCGGGTGGCCGCCACCACCGAGCACGAGACGGCCTTGTCCATGGCCGTGCGCAGCGACCGACCGTTACTGTTCTCCGCCATCCAGAAGGCCCTGGCCAACATTCCCCAGGAGCGTCGACGCGCCTTGCTTGACAAATGGGTCCATCCCCAGGAGCGCCAGATACGCACCCTGACCTGGCTGTTATACGCAGCCATCGGGCTGCTCTCGGTCACTGTGGCGTTGCTTGGCGTCCTGCTTTACCGCTCCCTGGCCTTGCGGCGGGCCTACCAAAACAAGGCCCAGGAACTGGCGGCCGAACTGGAACGCAGCCTGACGTTCCAGCAGGCTCTGCGGGCCAGCGAGGAAAAATACCGGGCCATCTTCGATCATGCCCCCATCGGAATCTTCCGCTGCACCTATGGCGACGGCCTGCAGGAGGTCAACGCCGCCCTCGCCCGCATGCACGGCTTCTCCAGCCCCGAGGCCATGCTCGGCGGTCTCGAACATCTGCCGCTTAACAGCTATCTGCGTCCCCAAGGATCACGGGATATCCGCAGCGCTCTGGCCGTCTCGCCCCAGGGGCTGCGCTTGGAAGCGCTCCTGGGACGTAGGGACGGACAAGCGTTTCCGGCCATCATCAACGCTTCCCTCCAGTACGACGCCGCAGGCGAACCGGCCAGCATTAACGGCCTTGTCGAGGACGTGGCCGAGCGACGGCAGGCCGAAGAGGCTCTGCGCGAAAGCGAAGCCCGGTACCGTTCCGTCATTGAGAACATCCAGGACATGTACTACCGCACCGACCGCGAAGGCCGGCTGGTAATGCTCAGCCCCTCCACGCCGCGCCAGCTCGGCTACGACTCGGTCGATGAGCTGCTTGGCCGGCCGGCCGCAGATTTCTGGATGGAACCTGACAAACGCCACGCCCTTTTGGAGCGCATCGCGGTCGAGGGCCGGGTCCTGGACTACGAAGTCACTCTTAAGGACAAAAGCGGAGGGCCGGTGCTGGTTTCAACCACCAGCGCTTATTACCGCGACGGAGAGGGGCGGGTGCTTGGCGTGGAGGGCATTTTCCGGGACATCACTGGGCGCAAGCAGCTGGAGATGCAACTGGCCGACCAACTGGCCTTCCAACAGGCGCTCCTGGACACCATCCCCTACGCGGTCTTTTACAAGGGCACGGACTGCCGATTCTTGGGCTTTAACAAGGCCTATGAAGACTGGTTCGGGGTGCGCCGTCAGGATCTCATTGGCAAGACGGTGCTGGATCTGGACTATCTGCCCGCCGAGGACCGGGCTGCCTATCAGGCCGAGGATGAGGCCGTTATTGCCGGGGCCGAGCCGGTGCACAAGGAAATGTCCATCCCCCTGGCCGACGGCGCGGTGCACCAGACCCTGTATTCGGTCACCGGATTTCGCCTGTCCGGCGGCGCTTCAGGCGGGCTGATCGGCGTCATCGTGGACATCACCGAGCACAAAAAGATGCAGGAGCTGATGATCCAAACCGAGAAGATGATGAGCGTGGGCGGGCTGGCCGCAGGTATGGCCCACGAACTCAACAACCCCCTAGGCATCATCTTGCAGTCGGTGCAGAATATGGAGCGCCGGTTATCGCCTGCCCTGCCGGGCAATCTGGAAGTGGCCCGGCGGCTCGGCTTGGAAATGGATTCCATTGCCGCCTACATGCGCGCCCGCAACATCGACGAATACCTACGCGGTATCCAGGAGGCCGGCGACCGGGCCGCCCGGATCATCCGCACCATGCTCGATTTCAGCCGCAGCAGCCAATCCCTGCGCGCTTCATGCAACGTCAACGCCCTCCTCGATATGGCCGTGGATCTGGCCGCCAATGATTATGATCTCAAAAAACGCTATGACTTCAAAGGCATCCGCATCGAACGCGATTACGATCCGACCCTGCCGCCGGTGGAGTGCATGGAGACGGAGATCGTCCAGGTGCTGCTCAATATCATCAAGAACGCGGCTCAGGCCATGGCGGACCGGGGCCAGCGGCCCGACCCGCCCACCCTGCGTCTGATCACCCGCCACGACCCCGACGCCGCCCGCATCGAGATACGGGACAATGGACCGGGCATGGACGAGGCCACCCGCCGACGCGTGTTCGAACCGTTTTTTACCACCAAGCCCCAGGGCGAAGGGACGGGCCTTGGCCTGTCTGTGGGTTTTTTCATCATCGCCCAGAAGCACAAGGGAAGAATCTCCGTGGCGTCGCGTCTCGGTCAGGGAACCGCGTTTGCCGTCGAGATTCCCCTGGGAGATGCCCAAACATGA
- a CDS encoding response regulator — protein sequence MTSERIRVLIIDDEALLGLAAQDYLEDEGRFEAFVAQDAESGLDLLRRQAIDVCLVDLRLPGSNGIEFMLQAQDLYPALRFLVHTGSPEEQFPKAIMQDIPGFRGVLYKPVADMEVIVRALDNALR from the coding sequence ATGACTTCCGAACGCATCCGCGTGCTGATTATCGACGACGAGGCCCTGTTGGGCTTGGCCGCCCAGGATTACCTGGAAGACGAAGGGCGCTTCGAGGCGTTCGTGGCGCAGGATGCCGAGTCCGGCCTGGACCTTCTGCGGCGTCAGGCCATTGACGTATGTCTGGTGGACCTGCGTTTGCCGGGTTCAAACGGCATTGAGTTTATGCTCCAGGCTCAGGACCTGTACCCGGCCCTGCGCTTTCTCGTCCATACCGGCTCCCCCGAGGAGCAGTTCCCCAAGGCGATCATGCAGGACATCCCCGGCTTCCGGGGCGTGCTCTACAAGCCCGTGGCCGACATGGAGGTGATCGTCCGTGCCCTTGACAATGCCCTTCGCTAA
- a CDS encoding HD domain-containing phosphohydrolase, which yields MPLTMPFAKALGLPPGQAVRVLVIDDEAMLRRTLADYLEDMGCRTALAANGAEGLEVLERFAPDVVLVDLNMPVMDGYGFIERIRASAPELPLIVVSGVGTVDKAVEAIRLGAWDYITKPVSRFAVVEHALSRVLERARLLRENRNYQHNLEALVDARTAELRDTRRQILYSLGKAAEYRDNETGHHVIRVGEMCAALGRCLGLDPARVEMLREAAPLHDIGKIGVPDHILLKPGPLTPEEWVVMQRHCEYGCMILSQPLAEGQPEAMVCTTADPMAALGAKQQLMPLAQTIALSHHERWDGTGYPKGLLGESIALEARIVSVVDVYDAVGNHRPYKAAFPEDACQRIIRQGAGTAFDPAVVEAFFAELKTILYYKDRWRDVLAHGPANF from the coding sequence GTGCCCTTGACAATGCCCTTCGCTAAGGCCCTGGGCCTGCCTCCCGGGCAGGCGGTGCGGGTGCTGGTCATTGACGACGAGGCCATGCTGCGCCGCACCCTGGCCGATTATCTGGAAGACATGGGCTGCCGGACCGCCCTGGCCGCCAACGGGGCCGAAGGGCTCGAGGTCCTGGAGCGCTTCGCCCCGGACGTGGTTCTGGTGGACCTCAACATGCCGGTCATGGACGGCTATGGCTTTATCGAGCGGATTCGGGCCAGCGCCCCTGAACTGCCCCTGATCGTGGTCTCCGGCGTCGGAACCGTGGACAAGGCCGTTGAGGCCATCCGGCTGGGAGCCTGGGACTACATCACCAAACCGGTGTCGCGCTTTGCCGTGGTGGAGCACGCCCTGTCCCGGGTCCTGGAGCGCGCACGACTCCTGCGGGAAAACCGCAACTACCAGCACAACCTGGAAGCCCTGGTGGACGCGCGCACGGCCGAACTGCGCGACACCCGCCGCCAGATTCTCTACAGCCTGGGCAAGGCGGCGGAATACCGCGACAACGAGACCGGCCACCACGTCATCCGGGTGGGCGAGATGTGCGCCGCCCTTGGCCGTTGCCTGGGCCTGGACCCGGCCCGGGTGGAGATGCTGCGCGAGGCCGCCCCCCTACACGACATAGGCAAGATCGGCGTGCCCGACCACATCCTGCTCAAGCCCGGTCCGCTCACCCCGGAGGAATGGGTCGTTATGCAGCGCCACTGCGAATACGGCTGCATGATCCTCAGCCAGCCCCTGGCCGAGGGCCAGCCCGAGGCCATGGTCTGCACCACCGCAGATCCCATGGCCGCCCTCGGCGCGAAACAGCAACTCATGCCCCTGGCCCAGACCATCGCCCTATCCCACCACGAACGCTGGGACGGGACCGGCTATCCCAAGGGGCTGCTCGGGGAGTCCATTGCCCTGGAAGCCCGCATCGTCTCGGTGGTGGACGTCTACGACGCCGTTGGCAACCATCGCCCCTATAAGGCCGCCTTTCCCGAGGATGCCTGCCAACGCATCATACGCCAGGGCGCAGGCACGGCCTTTGATCCGGCCGTGGTGGAGGCCTTTTTCGCCGAACTCAAGACCATCCTGTACTACAAGGACCGCTGGCGTGATGTGCTCGCCCACGGGCCAGCGAATTTCTGA